A genomic window from Streptomyces sp. MST-110588 includes:
- a CDS encoding pyridoxal phosphate-dependent aminotransferase: MERPLLNRRLAAFGTTIFAEMSALAVRTGSINLGQGFPDSDGPEAVREAAVRALRDGRGNQYPPGPGVPELRAAVAAHHNRFYGTYGLAYDPDTEVLVTAGATEAIAASLLALLEPGDEVIALEPYYDSYAACIAMAGGTRVPVTLRPSPETGTYSLDLDELRAAVTDRTRLILLNTPHNPTGTVLTRDELAAIAELACARDLLVVTDEVYEHLVFEGEHIPLASFPGMRERTVTIGSAGKTFSFTGWKVGWITAAPALVSAVRSAKQFLTYVASGPFQYAIAEALALPDSYFTALREDLRAKRDLLADGLAEAGFQVYRPCGTYFITTDIRPLGETISHKGDGFAFCRDLPERVGVVAIPNAVFYDHQDQGAPFVRFAFCKRTSVLEEAVSRLKRL, from the coding sequence ATGGAACGACCGCTGCTCAATCGCCGCCTCGCCGCGTTCGGCACGACGATCTTCGCCGAGATGTCGGCGCTCGCCGTACGGACCGGATCCATCAACCTCGGCCAGGGCTTCCCCGACTCCGACGGACCCGAAGCGGTCCGCGAAGCGGCGGTCCGCGCGCTGCGCGACGGCCGCGGCAACCAGTACCCGCCCGGCCCCGGGGTCCCCGAACTGCGCGCCGCCGTCGCCGCGCACCACAACCGCTTCTACGGCACGTACGGCCTCGCGTACGACCCCGACACCGAGGTCCTGGTCACCGCGGGCGCCACGGAAGCCATCGCCGCCTCTCTGCTCGCCCTCCTCGAACCGGGCGACGAGGTCATCGCGCTGGAGCCGTACTACGACTCGTACGCCGCCTGCATCGCGATGGCCGGCGGCACCCGCGTCCCTGTGACGCTGCGACCGTCACCCGAAACCGGTACGTACTCCCTGGACCTGGACGAGCTGCGCGCCGCCGTCACCGACCGCACCCGCCTCATCCTCCTCAACACTCCCCACAACCCCACCGGCACCGTCCTCACCCGGGACGAACTGGCCGCCATCGCCGAACTCGCCTGCGCACGCGACCTCCTCGTCGTCACCGACGAGGTTTACGAACACCTCGTCTTCGAGGGCGAACACATCCCGCTGGCGTCCTTCCCCGGCATGCGCGAGCGGACCGTCACCATCGGCTCGGCCGGCAAGACCTTCTCCTTCACCGGCTGGAAGGTCGGCTGGATCACCGCGGCCCCCGCCCTGGTCTCCGCCGTCCGCTCCGCCAAGCAGTTCCTGACGTACGTGGCCTCCGGCCCCTTCCAGTACGCCATCGCCGAGGCCCTCGCCCTCCCCGACAGCTACTTCACCGCCCTCCGCGAGGACCTGCGCGCCAAACGCGACCTCCTGGCGGACGGCCTCGCCGAAGCCGGCTTCCAGGTCTACCGCCCCTGCGGCACGTACTTCATCACCACCGACATCCGCCCCCTGGGCGAAACGATCTCCCACAAGGGCGACGGCTTCGCCTTCTGCCGCGACCTCCCCGAACGCGTCGGCGTCGTCGCCATCCCCAACGCCGTCTTCTACGACCACCAGGACCAGGGCGCCCCGTTCGTCCGCTTCGCCTTCTGCAAACGCACCTCGGTCCTCGAAGAGGCCGTCAGCCGCCTCAAGCGCCTCTGA